From a single Miscanthus floridulus cultivar M001 chromosome 8, ASM1932011v1, whole genome shotgun sequence genomic region:
- the LOC136472387 gene encoding uncharacterized protein — MRSAMAVPPRATTPEQEQEENGDGEDEFTFPTPPPQLLGAGAGGGARGRDFLHLAPPPCAASASSSPPVWLLSSSSPIRRSFSAADCAASPWRDRVLLARHRLNGGCSPALSDYAAGAARFCDEGEEEEERMDSLWEDLNDDDAAARGEDLLFGRSLDVSRRRSVAAATAAEGARRVGKDKDQLGAGAVVGAVLGASRSSRRRPPGLVAMMRALRKMFVAHKGKSRVHRDEQSTASAYSFSRKG, encoded by the coding sequence ATGCGGAGCGCCATGGCTGTGCCGCCCCGCGCCACCACGCCGGAGCAGGAGCAAGAAGAaaacggcgacggcgaggacgaGTTCACCTTCCCCACGCCGCCACCGCAGCTCCTGGGTgccggcgctggcggcggcgcgcgcggcaGGGACTTCCTCCACCTGGCACCGCCGCCGTGCGCGgcgtcggcgtcctcgtcccCGCCCGTGTGGCTGCTGTCGTCGTCGTCCCCGATCCGCCGCAGCTTCTCCGCGGCCGACTGCGCCGCGTCGCCGTGGCGCGACCGGGTCCTGCTCGCCCGCCACCGCCTCAACGGCGGGTGCTCCCCCGCGCTCAGCGActacgccgccggcgccgccagaTTCTGCGAcgagggcgaggaggaggaggagaggatggaCAGCCTGTGGGAGGACCTGAACGACGACGATGCGGCGGCCCGTGGCGAGGACCTGCTCTTCGGGCGGTCCCTCGACGTGTCACGCCGCCGGTCcgtggccgccgccaccgccgccgagggGGCGAGGAGGGTGGGCAAGGACAAGGACCAGCTCGGCGCCGGCGCCGTCGTCGGCGCGGTGCTCGGCGCGTCCAGGAGCTCCCGGCGGCGGCCCCCGGGGCTGGTGGCCATGATGCGCGCGCTCAGGAAGATGTTCGTGGCGCACAAGGGCAAGAGCCGCGTGCACAGGGACGAGCAGAGCACCGCCTCTGCCTATTCCTTCAGCAGGAAAGGATGA